The Gossypium hirsutum isolate 1008001.06 chromosome A03, Gossypium_hirsutum_v2.1, whole genome shotgun sequence genome contains the following window.
AGAATGATCATGCTTTTGTTTATAATACAGTCAAGTATCCTCAAAGAATGCAATTTTGCTCTTTGACTTGTTGCCTAAATCTACAAACCCTCttcatattcttttttttaatcataAGAACCAGAAGGTAGCGTTAAGGATAATAGTTTAAAGCACTTgtttataattttcttaaatgTTGTTTCTGCCTTCCTTAGGTAAGACAATTGTTCCAAAATCAGTGAATGAAGTCAAGCTGATAAGTTCTGGTAAAATTTTGGAGAACAACAAGACTGTTGGTCTGTGTAAAGTACCCTTTGGTGAAGTTCCGGGTGGGGCtataataatgcatgttgtggtACAGCCATCCCTTGCAAAGCTAAACAGGTCTTCTCTATCTTTATCTTCTCATGGGACTATTTTATGTTGCTCCgactctttatatttttttaagtattcgTCATGCTTGGATCCGATGTCCCAAACATATTACCTGAAACGCGGATGGATTCGGTATGAGGAACGAAAATGGAATGCAAATCGTTAATTGCTTGGAACCTAATCATTAGGGGTAGTCTTCTTCGAATCATTTAATAGGAATGAAATGCAGTTCTTTGTACAAAATAGATTTATTAGGGTAGAGTATAAATCTTTATAATTgttatatataattcaatttaattgataatataaatctttatgatttattttattttacttttaattaacactatcccttttttattttatcttttattttcacttttattaaaaatctaaattaataaaaagtaagaataattaaacaaaataagataattgaaaaatatattaaaaaattgaggTTGCGTTAGAAAAGGAGCAAAGTCAGTAAATTTTTAAAAGGGGAATAGTGGCGTGAACTGTGAAGAagtccttttgttaaaaattaaaatgacagagccaaagacttttttttttctttcatcgtCTTCATCCTTCAGTCTTTACCACCAGAACACTCATTTCACCATTTTGGATTGCTGGCGATCCTTGATTGGGATCGAACGATCCAAAATGGAAATTGCACGAAGTTGGGGATTTAGGTAACTTAGGACTGGTCATGGTGATATAATGCTCCAAGTAGTACATTATATAATTTGGAAAAAATTGAACATACCTAGTTTGAGTAACTTAGAGGCAAATCTCTTCGAATTTCACGATGTCTCATTTCGATTTAAGCTCGAGTTACTCAGTGAATGGGCGTGGATCTGTACTTGCTCTAGCAACAATCTACttataggtacaacccgaattgcTTAAAACTGATAGCAAGTGTCATTGATATTGTCTTTCTGATGAGTATGATATAATCTGATTTTGAGGTGTTGGATTTCGCTAGTTGCATAAAGACTTTGAAAACTAGTTCGTGTCGTTATGCTAACTGCATTGTTTATCATTGATGAGCATGTTTCTTGATGATGAACATATCAGAGGCCATCTTTATCCTCTCTTTTTTTGCATCTTTCCTCATTCTTCACACTGATAAGATCAACTAAGGTCCTGACGCATTAGTTATGGGATTGCCTTTAAGGTAAAGATCCATGAGTTGATGATGAcgtaaaatttcatgttttgacTTATTAACTTATGCTTGATTTCTGTCTGAAACAGAAAAGAAGATTGATGATTCACCCAGAAAGACTG
Protein-coding sequences here:
- the LOC121219542 gene encoding membrane-anchored ubiquitin-fold protein 3, whose product is MPEEDLVDIKFRIYDGSDIGPFRYSATSTVDMLKQRIVSDWPKGKTIVPKSVNEVKLISSGKILENNKTVGLCKVPFGEVPGGAIIMHVVVQPSLAKLNRSSLSLSSHGTILCCSDSLYFFKYSSCLDPMSQTYYLKRGWIRYEERKWNANR